The genomic DNA CCTGGCCCCAGCCCAGCGCAGCCGCCTGAACAAACGTGTTGCCCAAGAGCTGCGCGCCAGCCAGGTCAACCGCATTGCCTCGCAGCGCAACCCTGACGGCTCGCCCTACGAGCCGCGCCGCGCCAAGAACCTGCGCGGCAAGAAAGGCACCATCCGCCGCAAGATGTTCACGAAGCTGCGCCAGGCCCGGCACTTGCGGGCCCAGGGCTATGGGGATTCCGCGGTCGTTGCATTCACCGCAGCGTCTGCCCGCGTGGCCCGCGTCCACCAATTGGGCCTGCAGGACAAGCCCCGTCCCAACACCCGCGCAGTGCGGTACGCGGTACGCCAGCTGCTGGGTTTCTCACGTCAAGACCGCGCGCTGATCCTGGATGCCTACGCCCACCACCTGAGCGGCGAAGGGCTGTAGAGCCGCGCAACACAAGCGCGGATACGTGCGCGCGCGAGGCCCGCCCTTCAAGATGGGCGGCATGGATACCGAAGACCTCCACCGGCTCATCGCCAACCTGATCCGACGCGGCACCGTCATGGCGGTGGACCTGACCGCCACGCCGCCGTGCGTGCGCGTGTCGTCGGGCGCGATGGAATCGGACTGGATGCCGTGGGTTGAAAACCGCGCGGGCGAGACAACGACGTGGAGCGCGCCCACCATCGGCGAGCAAGGAATCATCTTCAGCCCTGGCGGCGAGCCCGAGCAAGGCGTGTTTCTGCGCGGGATCTACTCCAGCACGATCCGCCCGCCGTCCACCAGCGCGGATGAGCATGTGCGCCAGTTCCCCGATGGCGCACGTATCAGCTATGACCACACCAGCGGCCACCTGCAGGCCACCGGCATCAAGACCTGCAACGTCGAAGCCAGCGAGCGCATCACCCTCAAGGCCCCGGACATCCTGCTGGATGGCCGCGCCACGGTGACGGACCTGCTGAGCTATCAGGCCGGCATGAGCGGCACCAACGGCAAGGGCAACAGCACCGCCATCACGGGCGACATCACGCACCACACCGGCAAGCTATCCAGCAACGGCGTCGTGCTGCACACGCACACGCATGGCGGTGTGCAGGGCGGCGGCGACAACACCCAGGGGCCGAACTGATGCCCGCCTATCTCGGCATGGACGCCGCCAGCGGCCGCCGCCTCACCGACGTGGACCACCTGTCGCAATCAGTGGGCAAGGTGTTGGGCACGGCCATCGGTACGCGCCTGCGTCGCCGGGCGTTCGGGGCGCGCGCCGCTGACCTCATCGACGCCCCGCTGAACGGCGTGGCCATCCTGCAGCTGTACACCGCCGCCGCCACCGCCCTCATGCGCTGGGAGCCGCGTATCAAGGTCCGCCGCGTCGTGCTGGACATCGACAGCGCCCGCGCGGGGCGCGCCACGCTGTACGTCTACGGTGAGCGCATCGCGGGCCTGTCCTCCCAGCCGTTCACCACCACCGTTCCCCTGAGCTACTGACATGGCCACGTCAACCACCATTGACCTGTCGCAGTTGCCGCCGCCCGACGCGGTGGAGCTGCTGGACTACGAAGAGATTCTGCAGCAGCGCCAGGCGCGTGCGATCGCGCTCTTTGCGTCGGAGGATCAAGACGCCGTGCGCCGCACCCTGGCGCTCGAATCCGAGCCCATGACGATCCTGCTGCAGGAGAACGCCGAGCGCGAGCTGATGCTGCGCCAGCGCGTCAATGAAGCCGTGCGCGCGGTGCTGCTGGCACACGCACGCGGCAAGGACCTGGAAAACATCGCGGCTGAGTACCACGTCGCGCGCCTGGTCATCACGCCCGAGGACACCAGCACCACACCACCGACGCCGGCCGTCATGGAAGACGACCACAGCCTGATGCTGCGCGCACAGGAAGCGTGGGAAGGCCTGTCCACCGCCGGGCCGCGCCAGGCCTACGAGTTCCACGCGCGATCCGCACACGGTCGCATTGCCGATGCCAGCGCGATAAGCCCCGAGCCCTGCGACATCCTGGTGTCGGTTCTCTCGCGCGACGGCGACGGCACGGCCGCCGGCGAGCTGCTGCAGGCCGTGCGCCTGGCGCTGAGCGAGGAAGACGTACGCCCTCTCGGCGATCGGGTGACGGTGCAGGCCTCGCAGATCGAGCCCTACGAGGTGCGGGCGGTCCTGTACATGAAGGGCCAGGGCCCGGGCCGTGAGCAAGCCCTTGCCGCCGCGCGCCGCGCCTGCGAGCTGTACGTCTACCGCGACCGCCGCCAGGGCGTATCCGTGTGGCGCTCGGCCATCAATGCCGCGCTGCACGTCGAGGGCATCAATCACCTGGACCTGCAGGAGCCTGCCGAAAACCTCGTGCTGAGCAAGACGCAGGCCGGCACCTGCACGGGCATCACGCTGGAAGTGCGCGACGTGGAGCCCACGCCCGATGCCTGACCGCCGCACACTCCTGCCGCCCGGCTCGACCGCGCTGGAGCGCAATCTGTCGGTCGCCATGGCCGACATCGAGGACGTGCCTATCCCGGTGCGCGACGTGCGACGCGCCGCGACTGTGCCCGCCCACCTCATGCCCTGGCTGGCCTGGGAACGATCCGTGGACCGCTGGGATGACAGCTGGCCCGAGGCCACCAAGCGCAAGGTGCTGGCCGACTCGCACCGCGTCCACCAGCTCAAGGGCACCGTGGGCGCGGTGCGTCGCGCCGTGGAGCCGCTGGGCTACCTGCTGGACGTGATCGAGTGGTGGGAAACGACCCCGCCCGGCCCACGGGGCACGGCACGCGTGGCCATTGGCGTGCTGGAACACGGCATCACCGATGCGATGTATGCCGAGCTGGTGCGCCTCATTGATGACGCGTGGCGCCTGAGCATCCACCGCACGGGCCTGGAAGTCCACATGGAAGCGCGCGCCGACCGCCGCGTGGCGGTGGCCAGCTACGACGGCGACGAGATGACCGTCTACCCCTACCAGCCTGGCCCCATCGAAATCACCGTGTCCGCGAAAGCGGCCGCGACTCACCACACCATCGACACCATCACGGTATATCCCCAATGAGCTATTACGGACTGCTTACCCCTATCGGGGCCGCGAAGGAAGCCAATGCCAAAGCGCTGGGCATCCCTATCCTGCTGACCCATATGGCCGTGTGCCACGGCAATGGCGCGGACCTCACGCCGCCCCAGCTCGTCAATGGCCTGATTGGCGAATGGCGGCGCGCACCGCTCAATCAGCTGTCCATCGATCCGCAGAACCCGGCCTATCTCGTCGCCGAACAGATCATCCCAGAGAGTGTCGGCGGGCAGTACATCCGAGGCCTGGGCCTCTATGACAGCGACGGCGACCTGTTCTATGTCGCCAACTGCCCGCCCACCTACAAGCCGCAGTTGAGCGAAGGCAGCGCGCGCACTCAGGTCATCCGCATGGTGATGGCGGTGGGCAGCCCGGCTAACTTCGAGCTGCGCATTGATCCCAGCGTCGTGCTGGCACCGCGCAGCTACGTGGACGCCGGCCTGGCCAGGAAGCTGGACAAGGACGGCACTGCCGTGGCGGCCGTCAAGCTGGAAACCGCCCGCCGCATTGGAATCAGCGGCGGCGTGACGGCTAGCGCGAAGATGTTCGACGGACGCGCGGACCTCGACCTGGAAGTGTCTGCCATCGATGTGAGCAAGGCGACGACCGGCGTACTCACTGTGCCCCGTGGCGGCACCGGCGTAGCAGAAATTGCAGCCGGGGAAGTGCTGATGGGCGGCGCAGGTAATACGCTGGTCCGGCGCACCATGGCCCAATTGCTCAATGAATTGGGCGGCATCGCTACCGAAGCCGAGGCCCAGGCCATGACCCGTAACGACCGATTCTTGACACCTGCCATGCTGAAGGCGGCCTTCATGGGTCCGAACTTGAACGCGGGCCCCCAGGGGTTTTTCCGGTATCCAAGCGGGCTGATCGAGCAATGGGGCCGCATCGACGTCGTCCCGGGCACGCGTTCACGCGTCACGTTCCCCATTACCCACCCGAACGCGCTACTCAATTTCCAACTGGTCAACCCCGCCGGCACGACTTCCGGGTATGCCGACCGATTTGCCGGCTGGCCTGAATTCTCGCTTGCCTGGGCGGACGTGGTTCTCAGCAATCAAGCGGGTCACGCAACCGTCTGGTGGCGCTCGCTCGGCGTCTAGACATAGGAGAACTTTCAAATGTTTTATATCGAATTCGACGCCAGCGGCCGTCTATGCGGCCGATACACCACCGCCATTCACGGAGAGGCCGTGCCGCCCCATGCCGTGGAGGTAGCCGACGAACTTTTCCGGCAGACCATCGCCGAAACTGACGGAACCTGGATGCTGGGCGCGGACGGCAGAATCACCAAAGTGCCGCTTCCGCCTCCTTCCAATGACAGCCTCGCAATGGTGGCCGACGCTGACCGTCAGGCACTCCTTGCCGACGCCGCTCTTCGCATCGCGCCGTTGCAGGATGCGGTGGACCTAGGCACGGCCACGGAGGAGGAGACGGCGAAGTTGCTGGCCTGGAAACGCTACAGGGTCGAGCTGAACCGCATCGAGCAGCAGGACGGTTATCCCCGCACCATTGGATGGCCCACGCCGCCGGCATGATGCCAACGCCCTAAGCATTCCTTAGCCCGCCTCGCGCGGGCTTTTTGTTGTGCTCGCCACGACAACCGCAACGACGTGCCCGCGCGCGCGCGAAACCTCAAACTGATCTGCATCTTCCAACACCCACCGCGAGGGTTCCACATGGCAACCGATCAATACCATCACGGGGTCCGCGTCGTCGAAGTCAACGACGGTACGCGCCCCATCCGCACTGTCTCCACCGCCGTGGTGGGTTTCGTCGCTATCGCTGACGACGCCGACGAAACGGTCTTCCCCCTGAACCGCCCTGTCCTGGCCACGAACATCATGGCCGCCGCCGGCAAGGCAGGCGACACCGGCACGCTGGCGCGCACGCTGGAGGCCATCGCCAGCCAGACCAACCCCGCCACGGTCATCGTGCGCGTGCCCAAGGGCGCCAACGAGGCGGAGACCACCAGCAATGTCATCGGCGGCGTCGAAAGCAATGGCCGCTATACCGGCCTGCAAGCGCTGCTTGCGGCGAAGACCAGCGGCCCGCTGGTGACACCCCGCATCATCGGCGCGCCCGGCCTGGACAGCCAGCCCGTGACCAATGCCATGGTCAGCGTGGCGCAGAAGCTGCGCGGCTTCGCCTATGCGACCTGCCACGGCGACACGAAAGAAGACGCCGCCGCATACCGCACCGACTTCGGCCAGCGCGAGCTGATGCTGATGTGGCCGGACTTCCGGGGCTGGGACCGTCGCACCAACGCCGAAGCCGATCTGAGCGCGGTCGCCGTGGCCCTGGGCTTGCGCGCCAAGATCGACCGGGAGACGGGCTGGCACAAGACCCTCTCCAATGTCGTGGTCAACGGCGCAACTGGCATTTCCCGCGATGTGTATTGGGACCTGCAAGAGCCCGCCACGGATGCAGGCTACCTGAACGAGAAGGACATCACCACGCTCATCAACCGCGAGGGCTTCCGCTTCTGGGGCTCGCGCACCTGCATGGGTCCGGCCAG from Orrella dioscoreae includes the following:
- a CDS encoding phage virion morphogenesis protein, translating into MAVTADGFEDIQEWAAALMARLAPAQRSRLNKRVAQELRASQVNRIASQRNPDGSPYEPRRAKNLRGKKGTIRRKMFTKLRQARHLRAQGYGDSAVVAFTAASARVARVHQLGLQDKPRPNTRAVRYAVRQLLGFSRQDRALILDAYAHHLSGEGL
- a CDS encoding phage baseplate assembly protein V → MDTEDLHRLIANLIRRGTVMAVDLTATPPCVRVSSGAMESDWMPWVENRAGETTTWSAPTIGEQGIIFSPGGEPEQGVFLRGIYSSTIRPPSTSADEHVRQFPDGARISYDHTSGHLQATGIKTCNVEASERITLKAPDILLDGRATVTDLLSYQAGMSGTNGKGNSTAITGDITHHTGKLSSNGVVLHTHTHGGVQGGGDNTQGPN
- a CDS encoding GPW/gp25 family protein, which produces MPAYLGMDAASGRRLTDVDHLSQSVGKVLGTAIGTRLRRRAFGARAADLIDAPLNGVAILQLYTAAATALMRWEPRIKVRRVVLDIDSARAGRATLYVYGERIAGLSSQPFTTTVPLSY
- a CDS encoding baseplate assembly protein, which gives rise to MATSTTIDLSQLPPPDAVELLDYEEILQQRQARAIALFASEDQDAVRRTLALESEPMTILLQENAERELMLRQRVNEAVRAVLLAHARGKDLENIAAEYHVARLVITPEDTSTTPPTPAVMEDDHSLMLRAQEAWEGLSTAGPRQAYEFHARSAHGRIADASAISPEPCDILVSVLSRDGDGTAAGELLQAVRLALSEEDVRPLGDRVTVQASQIEPYEVRAVLYMKGQGPGREQALAAARRACELYVYRDRRQGVSVWRSAINAALHVEGINHLDLQEPAENLVLSKTQAGTCTGITLEVRDVEPTPDA
- a CDS encoding phage tail protein I, producing MPDRRTLLPPGSTALERNLSVAMADIEDVPIPVRDVRRAATVPAHLMPWLAWERSVDRWDDSWPEATKRKVLADSHRVHQLKGTVGAVRRAVEPLGYLLDVIEWWETTPPGPRGTARVAIGVLEHGITDAMYAELVRLIDDAWRLSIHRTGLEVHMEARADRRVAVASYDGDEMTVYPYQPGPIEITVSAKAAATHHTIDTITVYPQ
- a CDS encoding phage tail protein translates to MSYYGLLTPIGAAKEANAKALGIPILLTHMAVCHGNGADLTPPQLVNGLIGEWRRAPLNQLSIDPQNPAYLVAEQIIPESVGGQYIRGLGLYDSDGDLFYVANCPPTYKPQLSEGSARTQVIRMVMAVGSPANFELRIDPSVVLAPRSYVDAGLARKLDKDGTAVAAVKLETARRIGISGGVTASAKMFDGRADLDLEVSAIDVSKATTGVLTVPRGGTGVAEIAAGEVLMGGAGNTLVRRTMAQLLNELGGIATEAEAQAMTRNDRFLTPAMLKAAFMGPNLNAGPQGFFRYPSGLIEQWGRIDVVPGTRSRVTFPITHPNALLNFQLVNPAGTTSGYADRFAGWPEFSLAWADVVLSNQAGHATVWWRSLGV
- a CDS encoding tail fiber assembly protein; protein product: MFYIEFDASGRLCGRYTTAIHGEAVPPHAVEVADELFRQTIAETDGTWMLGADGRITKVPLPPPSNDSLAMVADADRQALLADAALRIAPLQDAVDLGTATEEETAKLLAWKRYRVELNRIEQQDGYPRTIGWPTPPA
- a CDS encoding phage tail sheath protein — encoded protein: MATDQYHHGVRVVEVNDGTRPIRTVSTAVVGFVAIADDADETVFPLNRPVLATNIMAAAGKAGDTGTLARTLEAIASQTNPATVIVRVPKGANEAETTSNVIGGVESNGRYTGLQALLAAKTSGPLVTPRIIGAPGLDSQPVTNAMVSVAQKLRGFAYATCHGDTKEDAAAYRTDFGQRELMLMWPDFRGWDRRTNAEADLSAVAVALGLRAKIDRETGWHKTLSNVVVNGATGISRDVYWDLQEPATDAGYLNEKDITTLINREGFRFWGSRTCMGPASLFPFENYTRTAQVIADTMAEAHFWAVDQPLSPGLVRDIIEGINAKFRQLTSLGYILGGECWYDDEPNTKESLKSGKAFIDYDYTPVPPLEDLTFLQHITDRYLLDFSSRING